One region of Centropristis striata isolate RG_2023a ecotype Rhode Island chromosome 3, C.striata_1.0, whole genome shotgun sequence genomic DNA includes:
- the cldn19 gene encoding claudin-19 isoform X1, with protein MANSGLQLLGYFLALGGWIGIISTTALPQWKQSSYAGDAIITAVGLYEGLWMSCASQSTGQVQCKIFDSMLSLDIHIQTCRALMVVSVLLGFIGIIVSVVGMKCTKVGDNNPATKTRIAVTGGILFLLAGLCTLVSVSWYATQVSYQFFNPNTPPNARYEFGSALFVGWAAASLTVLGGSLLCCSCSKDDMRGQQYYRQSQPSTAREPNVKSTPPEKREQYL; from the exons ATGGCCAACTCAGGTCTCCAGTTGTTGGGTTATTTCCTAGCGTTGGGTGGCTGGATCGGCATCATCTCAACCACTGCCTTGCCCCAGTGGAAGCAGTCTTCGTATGCCGGTGATGCCATCATCACGGCCGTGGGTCTGTACGAGGGGCTGTGGATGAGCTGCGCCTCACAGAGTACAGGACAGGTGCAGTGCAAGATCTTTGACTCCATGCTCTCGCTGGACA TCCACATCCAGACATGTCGGGCCCTCATGGTGGTGTCAGTACTGCTGGGCTTTATTGGCATCATCGTCAGCGTGGTGGGCATGAAGTGCACTAAGGTGGGAGATAACAACCCTGCCACCAAAACCCGCATCGCTGTGACCGGAGGGATCCTCTTCCTGCTCGCAG GTCTATGTACACTGGTGTCTGTGTCCTGGTATGCCACTCAGGTGTCCTATCAGTTCTTCAACCCAAACACACCACCCAACGCcag GTATGAGTTCGGCTCGGCCCTGTTCGTGGGCTGGGCGGCAGCCAGTCTGACGGTTCTGGGTGGTTCCTTGCTGTGCTGCTCCTGCTCTAAAGATGACATGCGAGGGCAGCAATATTACCGCCAATCACAGCCTTCCACAGCCAGGGA
- the cldn19 gene encoding claudin-19 isoform X2, with protein sequence MANSGLQLLGYFLALGGWIGIISTTALPQWKQSSYAGDAIITAVGLYEGLWMSCASQSTGQVQCKIFDSMLSLDIHIQTCRALMVVSVLLGFIGIIVSVVGMKCTKVGDNNPATKTRIAVTGGILFLLAGLCTLVSVSWYATQVSYQFFNPNTPPNARYEFGSALFVGWAAASLTVLGGSLLCCSCSKDDMRGQQYYRQSQPSTAREAELLSETSFPD encoded by the exons ATGGCCAACTCAGGTCTCCAGTTGTTGGGTTATTTCCTAGCGTTGGGTGGCTGGATCGGCATCATCTCAACCACTGCCTTGCCCCAGTGGAAGCAGTCTTCGTATGCCGGTGATGCCATCATCACGGCCGTGGGTCTGTACGAGGGGCTGTGGATGAGCTGCGCCTCACAGAGTACAGGACAGGTGCAGTGCAAGATCTTTGACTCCATGCTCTCGCTGGACA TCCACATCCAGACATGTCGGGCCCTCATGGTGGTGTCAGTACTGCTGGGCTTTATTGGCATCATCGTCAGCGTGGTGGGCATGAAGTGCACTAAGGTGGGAGATAACAACCCTGCCACCAAAACCCGCATCGCTGTGACCGGAGGGATCCTCTTCCTGCTCGCAG GTCTATGTACACTGGTGTCTGTGTCCTGGTATGCCACTCAGGTGTCCTATCAGTTCTTCAACCCAAACACACCACCCAACGCcag GTATGAGTTCGGCTCGGCCCTGTTCGTGGGCTGGGCGGCAGCCAGTCTGACGGTTCTGGGTGGTTCCTTGCTGTGCTGCTCCTGCTCTAAAGATGACATGCGAGGGCAGCAATATTACCGCCAATCACAGCCTTCCACAGCCAGGGA